In Glycine max cultivar Williams 82 chromosome 7, Glycine_max_v4.0, whole genome shotgun sequence, a single window of DNA contains:
- the LOC100810441 gene encoding cysteine-tryptophan domain-containing zinc finger protein 3 isoform X1 yields the protein MEANTEFEEGEAFFCYKDDDDDNIDLDSLSYIDERIQHALGHFRKEFEEGISADRLGAKFGDYGSFLPTCERSPPLRSCPKTPQKHSSSPKSPSNLHMVAAFQNSKAPPNIPPSMRLGTASYKAPPFRNIRVPSADNSVKNTDISSNEVIEKFTLKDCANKSENLTDQRTLKLRIKVKSDILAKKKAVIYSGLGLDDSPSSSMENSHEESEDMPHVSQETPEESPTSIVQVMISFTIPGGVLISPLHDSLLYLIRKEKAHGNIKPMYSLNGHQEHYSMSTDESDSFVGDGHLLKKRKVTVVDQSDKQHMNGNHSENDMTLHTKKKLRSRTLNRKDFLSNDLRCTPLSSSICDAGETDEVTVKAFEVSKEVDKDGVKCRMVSTEAVKEDTLESISGQDFDKIEKQNTGSSFMQKVLEHKTEIFQNNNSTDPKINSKCNAFAISKRIKCDTMKCKVDQDTQKCETNQEGKVKSESKNESKGERSPGKVMTDAEKDSIGTSNNAMVNDRKSTGIGVTSSKSKMHKIKSMKDNKVTDCDRDSLKGKKSQRKVDRINPTDRPTLNKATVNSILDHVYKSAYIVKERPSGNKVVNQLSAGPCVKDAPGAFSIAENKPTSEIVPSSAAATPQVIEEDWVCCDSCQKWRLLPMGLKPEQLPEKWLCSMLYWLPGMNRCNISEEETTKTLYASYQMPIFVGQNNMQNCATGPETEVRSVDALQLGLNHKKSSSDVMLDRGKKKHGINEKARSVINNDIGPADSNRMKKSISKHSSRLNNLIEEKNTPKVKEKQMNGGDRNHFRLKHKMEDNQHGSGTAKKSKTEDVYYADKQLNPSMEFKKVGLNSRNGLPTKASGKNMGKYDDYCWSDDLEDKLVVPVKKGDWAQFSSDDGSLDATNSSKIGSIKKRKMTDWLDSEKHNKTLSLEGDMKCGKEGNVNRREKKYIVLNMDAKSVTERDDKLVRESGVKRVFSSDSRDEMAIGTEVKSVNKVQQPRKHKKNVASYQALDCFDQLGKDLGSGELSLTATSSSSKVSGSHKARTNLEDVRGSPVESVTSSPLWTSNMDKRILAAGDTSEKDDARKRGLSKSLDNREGKLSVKMKERISYDIHPAHGNCGSGSHLEEKMNKSNKENALSWQKSGKVTSLRVKEKDRISGSEVIRDKMKVSASDNDFYKNDVSYESRVDPNHHASGTETRNDVKNSSLKSNHKIVDPSKKNSSRHWSNEAGKQTVQKQNEIGNPVLKVDATRSTNRKIISQQNLIQNFVEENIANQVCTGSRDGKAKVIASSEDKVKRETLYVGSRTAPESQKGDMSNGHPVHASGNDVPKFARNPIDVCCKVGVNCSSESFIPDGQLSESGPVTTNSSQTASSILEEATKLKDSADHYKNSGFEFESNETYFKAALKFLHGASLLESSHSESSKHGETSQMQIYATTAKLFESCAHKYEKCQEMAAAALAYKCMEVVYMRLVYCKHSSINRDRHELQLTLQMVSQGESPSSSASDIDNLNNLAVVDKVTMTRGSNTHVANNQVISAQNRPNIVRLLDFTQDINLAMEASRKCKSTYRAANLNMEGARNRNDCITSIRKVVDFSFQDVDELVHLVLTAMKAITRAGLGGVRD from the exons ATGGAAGCCAATACTGAGTTCGAGGAAGGAGAGGCTTTCTTCTGTTATAAGGATGATGATGACGACAACATTGACCTTGATTCTCTCTCTTACATT GATGAGAGGATTCAGCATGCTCTGGGTCATTTTCGAAAGGAATTTGAAGAAGGTATCTCTGCTGACCGTTTGG GTGCAAAATTTGGTGACTATGGCTCCTTTTTACCTACCTGTGAACGCTCTCCTCCTTTGCGATCTTGTCCAAAGACTCCACAAAAACACAGTAGTTCCCCAAAATCTCCTAGCAATCTCCACATGGTG GCTGCATTTCAGAACTCAAAAGCACCTCCAAATATACCACCTTCTATGAGGCTTGGAACTGCTTCCTATAAAGCTCCTCCATTTCGTAATATAAGAGTACCTTCAGCGGATAACTCAGTAAAGAACACAGATATTTCCTCCAATGAAGTAATAGAGAAGTTCACTTTGAAAGACTGTGCAAATAAGTCAGAAAATTTGACTGACCAAAGAACACTGAAGTTGCGAATCAAAGTGAAATCAGATATCTTAGCAAAAAAGAAGGCAGTGATTTACAGTGGTCTTGGACTCGATGACTCTccatcttcatcaatggagaACAGCCATGAGGAAAGTGAAGATATGCCACATGTATCTCAAGAAACCCCTGAAGAATCTCCAACTAGCATTGTTCAG GTTATGATTTCTTTCACTATCCCTGGAGGTGTGCTAATATCACCTCTACATGACAGTCTCCTCTACTTGATAAGAAAGGAAAAAGCTCATGGAAACATCAAACCCATGTATTCTCTTAATGGTCATCAAGAACATTATTCCATGTCTACTGATGAATCAGATTCTTTTGTGGGGGATGGACATTTGTTGAAGAAAAGGAAGGTGACAGTGGTGGACCAAAGTGACAAGCAGCATATGAATGGTAACCATTCTGAGAATGATATGACATTGCATacgaagaaaaaattaagaagtaGAACTCTAAATCGAAAGGACTTTCTATCTAATGACCTGAGATGCACTCCACTGTCAAGTTCAATTTGTGATGCTGGTGAAACAGATGAAGTCACTGTTAAGGCTTTTGAAGTATCCAAGGAGGTTGATAAAGATGGTGTGAAATGTAGAATGGTTTCCACTGAAGCAGTGAAGGAGGATACACTAGAGTCAATATCTGGTCAGGATTTTGACAAGATTGAGAAGCAAAATACAGGGAGTAGCTTTATGCAAAAAGTTTTAGAGCATAAAACGGAAATTTTTCAGAATAATAATTCAACTGATCCTAAGATTAATAGCAAGTGTAATGCATTTGCAATTTCAAAAAGGATCAAGTGTGATACAATGAAATGTAAGGTGGATCAAGATACTCAAAAGTGTGAAACTAATCAGGAAGGAAAGGTAAAATCTGAAAGCAAGAATGAGTCAAAAGGTGAAAGGAGTCCTGGAAAAGTTATGACTGATGCTGAAAAAGATAGCATTGGTACTAGTAATAATGCAATGGTAAATGATAGAAAGAGTACTGGCATTGGTGTTACTTCTTCGAAAAgtaaaatgcataaaataaagTCAATGAAGGATAATAAGGTCACAGATTGTGACAGAGATtcattgaaaggaaaaaaatcacaACGGAAAGTTGATCGAATAAATCCAACTGATAGGCCTACCCTTAATAAGGCTACAGTAAATTCTATCCTTGATCATGTTTATAAGAGTGCATATATAGTAAAGGAAAGACCAAGTGGCAATAAAGTTGTTAATCAGTTGTCAGCTGGGCCATGTGTAAAAGATGCACCAGGTGCATTTTCTATTGCTGAAAATAAACCAACTTCTGAGATTGTTCCgtcatcagcagcagcaacacCTCAAGTTATTGAAGAAGATTGGGTATGCTGTGACAGTTGCCAGAAATGGCGACTTCTACCTATGGGTTTAAAGCCTGAGCAGCTTCCAGAGAAATGGTTGTGTAGCATGCTATATTGGCT GCCTGGAATGAATCGGTGTAACATCAGCGAGGAAGAGACAACGAAAACACTTTATGCTTCTTATCAAATGCCGATTTTTGTGGGTCAAAATAACATGCAAAACTGTGCCACTGGACCTGAAACTGAAGTGAGATCTGTTGATGCTCTGCAACTTGGCCTGAATCACAAAAAGTCCAGTTCTGATGTAATGCTTGATCGAGGAAAGAAGAAACATGGTATTAATGAAAAGGCAAGGTCAGTAATCAATAATGACATTGGGCCTGCAGACTCAAACCGTATGAAGAAATCTATTTCTAAACATTCGAGCAGGTTGAACAATttgatagaagaaaaaaacacaccTAAGGTGAAAGAAAAGCAAATGAATGGAG GTGACAGAAATCATTTTAGATTGAAACATAAGATGGAGGATAATCAACATGGATCTGGAACTGCTAAGAAATCTAAGACTGAAGATGTTTACTATGCTGATAAACAACTGAATCCTAGCATGGAATTTAAGAAGGTTGGTCTAAACTCAAGAAATGGTTTACCAACAAAGGCTAGTGGGAAAAATATGGGGAAATATGATGATTATTGTTGGTCTGATGATCTGGAGGACAAGTTGGTAGTTCCGGTGAAGAAAGGAGACTGGGCACAGTTTTCATCAGATGATGGTTCATTGGATGCTACAAACAGCAGCAAAATTGGTTCaattaagaaaaggaaaatgacTGACTGGCTGGATAGTGAGAAACATAACAAAACATTGTCCTTGGAAGGCGATATGAAATGTGGTAAAGAAGGCAATGTAAATAGGAGGGAGAAGAAGTATATAGTTTTGAATATGGATGCAAAATCAGTAACCGAAAGGGATGATAAATTGGTTAGAGAAAGTGGGGTGAAGCGAGTTTTCTCTTCAGACAGCAGGGATGAAATGGCTATTGGAACAGAGGTGAAAAGTGTTAATAAGGTCCAGCAGCCAAGAaagcacaaaaaaaatgttgcttCTTACCAAGCTTTGGATTGTTTTGATCAATTGGGTAAGGATTTAGGCTCTGGAGAACTTTCATTGACAGCAACTTCAAGCTCTTCTAAGGTTTCAGGGTCTCATAAAGCTAGAACTAACCTTGAAGATGTCAGAGGCTCACCTGTAGAATCTGTTACCTCATCACCTTTGTGGACCTCCAACATGGACAAGCGTATTTTGGCAGCAGGGGACACATcagaaaaagatgatgcaaGAAAACGTGGTCTTTCAAAAAGTTTGGATAATAGGGAGGGGAAGTTATCAGTAAAAATGAAGGAGAGAATTTCATATGACATACATCCTGCACATGGTAATTGTGGCAGTGGTTCACATCTTGAGGAGAAAATGAACAAGAGTAATAAGGAAAATGCACTTTCTTGGCAGAAATCTGGTAAGGTTACATCATTGCGGGTTAAGGAAAAGGACAGAATTTCTGGTTCGGAGGTTATTAGGGATAAGATGAAGGTTTCAGCTTCAGATaatgatttttacaaaaatgaTGTGAGTTATGAGTCAAGAGTTGATCCTAATCATCATGCTTCTGGTACTGAGACAAGAAATGATGTTAAGAACAGTTCTCTGAAGTCTAATCACAAGATTGTCGACCCTAGTAAGAAAAATTCTTCAAGACATTGGTCAAATGAAGCTGGAAAACAAACTGtgcaaaaacaaaatgagattGGGAATCCAGTTCTGAAAGTGGATGCTACACGTAGCACTAATAGAAAGATTATCTCCCAGCAGAACCTGATTCAGAACTTTGTGGAAGAAAACATAgctaatcaagtatgcactggATCAAGAGATGGGAAAGCCAAAGTGATCGCATCTTCCGAGGataaagtgaaaagggaaaCATTATATGTGGGTTCTAGAACTGCACCTGAGTCACAAAAGGGAGATATGTCTAATGGGCACCCAGTTCACGCTTCTGGCAATGATGTTCCCAAGTTTGCGAGAAATCCAATTGATGTTTGTTGCAAGGTTGGAGTTAATTGCAGTTCAGAAAGTTTCATACCTGATGGACAACTCAGTGAGTCAGGTCCTGTGACAACAAATTCTAGCCAAACTGCCTCTAGCATTCTGGAAGAAGCCACAAAGCTAAAAGATTCTGCAGATCATTATAAG AATTCTGGGTTTGAGTTTGAAAGTAATGAGACTTATTTTAAAGCTGCCTTGAAGTTTCTACATGGAGCATCACTTCTAGAAAGTTCTCACAGTGAGAGTAGCAAGCATGGAGAGACAAGTCAAATGCAAATATATGCTACTACTGCTAAACTTTTTGA ATCCTGCGcccataaatatgaaaaatgccAAGAAATGGCTGCAGCTGCTTTGGCATATAAATGCATGGAGGTGGTATACATGAGACTGGTTTACTGTAAACATTCTAGCATAAACAGGGATCGGCATGAGTTGCAATTAACTCTACAAATGGTTTCTCAAG GTGAATCTCCTTCGTCTTCTGCATCTGATattgataatttaaataacCTGGCGGTAGTGGATAAGGTTACTATGACAAGGGGTTCTAATACTCATGTTGCTAACAATCAAGTCATATCTGCTCAGAATCGCCCAAATATTGTCAGGCTTCTGGACTTT ACTCAAGACATAAATCTTGCAATGGAGGCTTCTAGAAAATGCAAGAGCACTTACAGGGCTGCTAATTTGAACATGGAAGGGGCACGGAATAGGAATGATTGCATAACTTCTATTAGGAAGGTTGTTGATTTCAGCTTCCAAGATGTAGATGAGCTTGTACATCTGGTTTTGACTGCAATGAAAGCAATTACTCGTGCTGGCCTTGGTGGTGTTAGAGATTAA
- the LOC100810441 gene encoding cysteine-tryptophan domain-containing zinc finger protein 7 isoform X2, whose translation MEANTEFEEGEAFFCYKDDDDDNIDLDSLSYIDERIQHALGHFRKEFEEGISADRLGAKFGDYGSFLPTCERSPPLRSCPKTPQKHSSSPKSPSNLHMVAAFQNSKAPPNIPPSMRLGTASYKAPPFRNIRVPSADNSVKNTDISSNEVIEKFTLKDCANKSENLTDQRTLKLRIKVKSDILAKKKAVIYSGLGLDDSPSSSMENSHEESEDMPHVSQETPEESPTSIVQVMISFTIPGGVLISPLHDSLLYLIRKEKAHGNIKPMYSLNGHQEHYSMSTDESDSFVGDGHLLKKRKVTVVDQSDKQHMNGNHSENDMTLHTKKKLRSRTLNRKDFLSNDLRCTPLSSSICDAGETDEVTVKAFEVSKEVDKDGVKCRMVSTEAVKEDTLESISGQDFDKIEKQNTGSSFMQKVLEHKTEIFQNNNSTDPKINSKCNAFAISKRIKCDTMKCKVDQDTQKCETNQEGKVKSESKNESKGERSPGKVMTDAEKDSIGTSNNAMVNDRKSTGIGVTSSKSKMHKIKSMKDNKVTDCDRDSLKGKKSQRKVDRINPTDRPTLNKATVNSILDHVYKSAYIVKERPSGNKVVNQLSAGPCVKDAPGAFSIAENKPTSEIVPSSAAATPQVIEEDWVCCDSCQKWRLLPMGLKPEQLPEKWLCSMLYWLPGMNRCNISEEETTKTLYASYQMPIFVGQNNMQNCATGPETEVRSVDALQLGLNHKKSSSDVMLDRGKKKHGINEKARSVINNDIGPADSNRMKKSISKHSSRLNNLIEEKNTPKVKEKQMNGGDRNHFRLKHKMEDNQHGSGTAKKSKTEDVYYADKQLNPSMEFKKVGLNSRNGLPTKASGKNMGKYDDYCWSDDLEDKLVVPVKKGDWAQFSSDDGSLDATNSSKIGSIKKRKMTDWLDSEKHNKTLSLEGDMKCGKEGNVNRREKKYIVLNMDAKSVTERDDKLVRESGVKRVFSSDSRDEMAIGTEVKSVNKVQQPRKHKKNVASYQALDCFDQLGKDLGSGELSLTATSSSSKVSGSHKARTNLEDVRGSPVESVTSSPLWTSNMDKRILAAGDTSEKDDARKRGLSKSLDNREGKLSVKMKERISYDIHPAHGNCGSGSHLEEKMNKSNKENALSWQKSGKVTSLRVKEKDRISGSEVIRDKMKVSASDNDFYKNDVSYESRVDPNHHASGTETRNDVKNSSLKSNHKIVDPSKKNSSRHWSNEAGKQTVQKQNEIGNPVLKVDATRSTNRKIISQQNLIQNFVEENIANQVCTGSRDGKAKVIASSEDKVKRETLYVGSRTAPESQKGDMSNGHPVHASGNDVPKFARNPIDVCCKVGVNCSSESFIPDGQLSESGPVTTNSSQTASSILEEATKLKDSADHYKNSGFEFESNETYFKAALKFLHGASLLESSHSESSKHGETSQMQIYATTAKLFESCAHKYEKCQEMAAAALAYKCMEVVYMRLVYCKHSSINRDRHELQLTLQMVSQDSRHKSCNGGF comes from the exons ATGGAAGCCAATACTGAGTTCGAGGAAGGAGAGGCTTTCTTCTGTTATAAGGATGATGATGACGACAACATTGACCTTGATTCTCTCTCTTACATT GATGAGAGGATTCAGCATGCTCTGGGTCATTTTCGAAAGGAATTTGAAGAAGGTATCTCTGCTGACCGTTTGG GTGCAAAATTTGGTGACTATGGCTCCTTTTTACCTACCTGTGAACGCTCTCCTCCTTTGCGATCTTGTCCAAAGACTCCACAAAAACACAGTAGTTCCCCAAAATCTCCTAGCAATCTCCACATGGTG GCTGCATTTCAGAACTCAAAAGCACCTCCAAATATACCACCTTCTATGAGGCTTGGAACTGCTTCCTATAAAGCTCCTCCATTTCGTAATATAAGAGTACCTTCAGCGGATAACTCAGTAAAGAACACAGATATTTCCTCCAATGAAGTAATAGAGAAGTTCACTTTGAAAGACTGTGCAAATAAGTCAGAAAATTTGACTGACCAAAGAACACTGAAGTTGCGAATCAAAGTGAAATCAGATATCTTAGCAAAAAAGAAGGCAGTGATTTACAGTGGTCTTGGACTCGATGACTCTccatcttcatcaatggagaACAGCCATGAGGAAAGTGAAGATATGCCACATGTATCTCAAGAAACCCCTGAAGAATCTCCAACTAGCATTGTTCAG GTTATGATTTCTTTCACTATCCCTGGAGGTGTGCTAATATCACCTCTACATGACAGTCTCCTCTACTTGATAAGAAAGGAAAAAGCTCATGGAAACATCAAACCCATGTATTCTCTTAATGGTCATCAAGAACATTATTCCATGTCTACTGATGAATCAGATTCTTTTGTGGGGGATGGACATTTGTTGAAGAAAAGGAAGGTGACAGTGGTGGACCAAAGTGACAAGCAGCATATGAATGGTAACCATTCTGAGAATGATATGACATTGCATacgaagaaaaaattaagaagtaGAACTCTAAATCGAAAGGACTTTCTATCTAATGACCTGAGATGCACTCCACTGTCAAGTTCAATTTGTGATGCTGGTGAAACAGATGAAGTCACTGTTAAGGCTTTTGAAGTATCCAAGGAGGTTGATAAAGATGGTGTGAAATGTAGAATGGTTTCCACTGAAGCAGTGAAGGAGGATACACTAGAGTCAATATCTGGTCAGGATTTTGACAAGATTGAGAAGCAAAATACAGGGAGTAGCTTTATGCAAAAAGTTTTAGAGCATAAAACGGAAATTTTTCAGAATAATAATTCAACTGATCCTAAGATTAATAGCAAGTGTAATGCATTTGCAATTTCAAAAAGGATCAAGTGTGATACAATGAAATGTAAGGTGGATCAAGATACTCAAAAGTGTGAAACTAATCAGGAAGGAAAGGTAAAATCTGAAAGCAAGAATGAGTCAAAAGGTGAAAGGAGTCCTGGAAAAGTTATGACTGATGCTGAAAAAGATAGCATTGGTACTAGTAATAATGCAATGGTAAATGATAGAAAGAGTACTGGCATTGGTGTTACTTCTTCGAAAAgtaaaatgcataaaataaagTCAATGAAGGATAATAAGGTCACAGATTGTGACAGAGATtcattgaaaggaaaaaaatcacaACGGAAAGTTGATCGAATAAATCCAACTGATAGGCCTACCCTTAATAAGGCTACAGTAAATTCTATCCTTGATCATGTTTATAAGAGTGCATATATAGTAAAGGAAAGACCAAGTGGCAATAAAGTTGTTAATCAGTTGTCAGCTGGGCCATGTGTAAAAGATGCACCAGGTGCATTTTCTATTGCTGAAAATAAACCAACTTCTGAGATTGTTCCgtcatcagcagcagcaacacCTCAAGTTATTGAAGAAGATTGGGTATGCTGTGACAGTTGCCAGAAATGGCGACTTCTACCTATGGGTTTAAAGCCTGAGCAGCTTCCAGAGAAATGGTTGTGTAGCATGCTATATTGGCT GCCTGGAATGAATCGGTGTAACATCAGCGAGGAAGAGACAACGAAAACACTTTATGCTTCTTATCAAATGCCGATTTTTGTGGGTCAAAATAACATGCAAAACTGTGCCACTGGACCTGAAACTGAAGTGAGATCTGTTGATGCTCTGCAACTTGGCCTGAATCACAAAAAGTCCAGTTCTGATGTAATGCTTGATCGAGGAAAGAAGAAACATGGTATTAATGAAAAGGCAAGGTCAGTAATCAATAATGACATTGGGCCTGCAGACTCAAACCGTATGAAGAAATCTATTTCTAAACATTCGAGCAGGTTGAACAATttgatagaagaaaaaaacacaccTAAGGTGAAAGAAAAGCAAATGAATGGAG GTGACAGAAATCATTTTAGATTGAAACATAAGATGGAGGATAATCAACATGGATCTGGAACTGCTAAGAAATCTAAGACTGAAGATGTTTACTATGCTGATAAACAACTGAATCCTAGCATGGAATTTAAGAAGGTTGGTCTAAACTCAAGAAATGGTTTACCAACAAAGGCTAGTGGGAAAAATATGGGGAAATATGATGATTATTGTTGGTCTGATGATCTGGAGGACAAGTTGGTAGTTCCGGTGAAGAAAGGAGACTGGGCACAGTTTTCATCAGATGATGGTTCATTGGATGCTACAAACAGCAGCAAAATTGGTTCaattaagaaaaggaaaatgacTGACTGGCTGGATAGTGAGAAACATAACAAAACATTGTCCTTGGAAGGCGATATGAAATGTGGTAAAGAAGGCAATGTAAATAGGAGGGAGAAGAAGTATATAGTTTTGAATATGGATGCAAAATCAGTAACCGAAAGGGATGATAAATTGGTTAGAGAAAGTGGGGTGAAGCGAGTTTTCTCTTCAGACAGCAGGGATGAAATGGCTATTGGAACAGAGGTGAAAAGTGTTAATAAGGTCCAGCAGCCAAGAaagcacaaaaaaaatgttgcttCTTACCAAGCTTTGGATTGTTTTGATCAATTGGGTAAGGATTTAGGCTCTGGAGAACTTTCATTGACAGCAACTTCAAGCTCTTCTAAGGTTTCAGGGTCTCATAAAGCTAGAACTAACCTTGAAGATGTCAGAGGCTCACCTGTAGAATCTGTTACCTCATCACCTTTGTGGACCTCCAACATGGACAAGCGTATTTTGGCAGCAGGGGACACATcagaaaaagatgatgcaaGAAAACGTGGTCTTTCAAAAAGTTTGGATAATAGGGAGGGGAAGTTATCAGTAAAAATGAAGGAGAGAATTTCATATGACATACATCCTGCACATGGTAATTGTGGCAGTGGTTCACATCTTGAGGAGAAAATGAACAAGAGTAATAAGGAAAATGCACTTTCTTGGCAGAAATCTGGTAAGGTTACATCATTGCGGGTTAAGGAAAAGGACAGAATTTCTGGTTCGGAGGTTATTAGGGATAAGATGAAGGTTTCAGCTTCAGATaatgatttttacaaaaatgaTGTGAGTTATGAGTCAAGAGTTGATCCTAATCATCATGCTTCTGGTACTGAGACAAGAAATGATGTTAAGAACAGTTCTCTGAAGTCTAATCACAAGATTGTCGACCCTAGTAAGAAAAATTCTTCAAGACATTGGTCAAATGAAGCTGGAAAACAAACTGtgcaaaaacaaaatgagattGGGAATCCAGTTCTGAAAGTGGATGCTACACGTAGCACTAATAGAAAGATTATCTCCCAGCAGAACCTGATTCAGAACTTTGTGGAAGAAAACATAgctaatcaagtatgcactggATCAAGAGATGGGAAAGCCAAAGTGATCGCATCTTCCGAGGataaagtgaaaagggaaaCATTATATGTGGGTTCTAGAACTGCACCTGAGTCACAAAAGGGAGATATGTCTAATGGGCACCCAGTTCACGCTTCTGGCAATGATGTTCCCAAGTTTGCGAGAAATCCAATTGATGTTTGTTGCAAGGTTGGAGTTAATTGCAGTTCAGAAAGTTTCATACCTGATGGACAACTCAGTGAGTCAGGTCCTGTGACAACAAATTCTAGCCAAACTGCCTCTAGCATTCTGGAAGAAGCCACAAAGCTAAAAGATTCTGCAGATCATTATAAG AATTCTGGGTTTGAGTTTGAAAGTAATGAGACTTATTTTAAAGCTGCCTTGAAGTTTCTACATGGAGCATCACTTCTAGAAAGTTCTCACAGTGAGAGTAGCAAGCATGGAGAGACAAGTCAAATGCAAATATATGCTACTACTGCTAAACTTTTTGA ATCCTGCGcccataaatatgaaaaatgccAAGAAATGGCTGCAGCTGCTTTGGCATATAAATGCATGGAGGTGGTATACATGAGACTGGTTTACTGTAAACATTCTAGCATAAACAGGGATCGGCATGAGTTGCAATTAACTCTACAAATGGTTTCTCAAG ACTCAAGACATAAATCTTGCAATGGAGGCTTCTAG